From Enterococcus mundtii, the proteins below share one genomic window:
- a CDS encoding pyruvate carboxylase → MRKVLVANRGEIAVRVFRACTELGIQTVGVYAEEDEYSVHRFKADEAYLVGKGKRPIDAYLDIEGILEIAKASGADAIHPGYGLLSENLHFATRCKEEGITFVGPELHHLDIFGDKIKAKTAAIEAGIASIPGTDGPVESIEEVLSFAERHGYPVMIKAALGGGGRGMRVAYDEKGAREGYERAKSEAKAAFGSDEVYVEKYIADPKHIEVQILGDTHGNIIHLFERDCSVQRRHQKVVEVAPCVSMNEQQRQRICDAAVQLMKHVGYVNAGTVEFLVENDEFYFIEVNPRVQVEHTITEMITDVDIVTTQLLIAQGKDLHKEIGLPQQSEIKIKGSAIQCRITTEDPLSNFLPDTGKIDTYRSPGGMGVRLDVGNAYAGYIVTPYFDSLLVKVCTHAADFATAIQKMERCLREFRIRGVKTNIPFMLNVILHPEFQSGQAKTTFIDSTNELFDFPRLRDRGNKTMKYIGEITVNGFPGIERGEKPYYDAPRMPKELITRPDYITAKNVLDKDGASALVDWVKQQENVLLTDTTFRDAHQSLLATRVRTKDFKEIARLTGEGLPELFSSEMWGGATFDVAYRFLNEDPWKRLRKIRSLMPNTLLQMLFRGSNAVGYSNYPDNVIAEFIKEAATQGIDVFRIFDSLNWVPQMEKSIQAVRDTGKIAEATICYTGDINDPSRAKYNVQYYKDMAKELEQLGAHMIAIKDMAGLLKPQAAYRLISELKATTDLPIHLHTHDTSGNGIITYSAATKAGVDIVDVAMSAMSGNTSQPSMSSLYYALVNGPRVPEINIENAQQLNHYWEDVRMYYKPFENGLNAPETEVYMHEMPGGQYSNLQQQAKAVGLGHRWDDIKKMYHTVNLMFGDIVKVTPSSKVVGDMALFMVQNELSEEDIYEKGETLSFPESVVTFFQGELGQPVGGFPEKLQKIILKGRPAITERPGLFAETVDFEKVKAELAKKIGYEPKQEEVLSYLMYPQVFLDYQTAYNQFGDVTLLDTPTFFQGIRLGETVNVQIEKGKILIIRLDEIGEPDIEGNRVLFFNLNGQRREITVKDTSIVSAVKTRRKAEPTNREQIGATMSGSVLDVLVKKGDTVKRGDTLMVTEAMKMETAIEAPFDGEIAHLYVVAGDPISSGDLLIEVTEK, encoded by the coding sequence ATGAGAAAAGTTTTGGTAGCTAACAGAGGAGAAATTGCTGTACGGGTATTTCGTGCGTGTACAGAATTAGGGATCCAAACTGTAGGTGTCTATGCAGAAGAAGATGAATATTCCGTGCATCGCTTTAAAGCGGATGAGGCATATCTGGTTGGTAAAGGAAAAAGACCGATAGATGCGTATCTTGATATTGAAGGGATTCTTGAGATTGCTAAGGCTAGTGGAGCAGACGCGATCCATCCCGGCTACGGATTATTATCTGAGAACTTACACTTTGCTACACGTTGTAAAGAAGAAGGCATCACTTTTGTTGGGCCAGAACTACATCATCTTGATATTTTTGGTGACAAGATCAAAGCGAAAACAGCAGCAATCGAAGCTGGTATCGCATCGATCCCTGGGACAGATGGACCAGTAGAGTCAATTGAAGAAGTTTTATCATTTGCTGAACGTCATGGCTATCCAGTAATGATCAAAGCAGCACTAGGCGGTGGCGGTCGTGGGATGCGTGTAGCATATGACGAAAAAGGCGCTCGTGAAGGATATGAGCGTGCAAAAAGCGAAGCGAAAGCCGCATTTGGTAGTGATGAAGTCTATGTTGAAAAGTATATCGCTGATCCAAAACACATCGAGGTCCAGATCTTAGGGGATACCCATGGGAACATCATCCATCTATTTGAACGTGATTGTTCGGTCCAGCGGCGTCATCAAAAAGTCGTAGAAGTCGCTCCTTGCGTTTCTATGAATGAGCAGCAACGTCAACGTATATGTGATGCCGCTGTCCAATTGATGAAGCATGTGGGATATGTCAATGCAGGAACAGTCGAATTTTTAGTGGAGAATGACGAATTTTATTTTATTGAAGTCAACCCACGTGTTCAAGTGGAACATACGATCACTGAGATGATCACGGATGTCGATATCGTGACGACTCAATTATTGATTGCACAAGGGAAAGATCTGCATAAAGAAATCGGATTGCCACAGCAAAGCGAAATAAAAATCAAAGGTTCAGCCATCCAATGTCGGATCACAACGGAAGACCCATTGAGTAACTTTCTACCAGATACTGGTAAGATCGATACGTATCGCTCACCAGGTGGAATGGGCGTCCGCTTAGATGTAGGGAATGCCTATGCAGGCTACATCGTTACCCCATATTTTGATTCACTTTTAGTAAAAGTTTGTACACATGCGGCTGACTTTGCAACAGCGATCCAAAAAATGGAACGTTGTTTGAGAGAATTCCGTATCCGTGGAGTGAAAACAAATATTCCATTTATGTTGAATGTCATCTTGCATCCAGAATTTCAATCAGGACAAGCCAAAACGACGTTTATCGATAGTACCAATGAATTATTTGATTTCCCACGCTTACGTGACCGTGGAAATAAAACAATGAAATATATCGGAGAAATCACGGTAAATGGTTTTCCTGGTATCGAACGTGGTGAAAAACCATATTACGATGCACCACGTATGCCCAAAGAGCTGATCACTCGCCCAGATTATATCACAGCTAAAAATGTCTTAGACAAAGACGGTGCTTCCGCGTTAGTCGATTGGGTCAAACAACAAGAAAACGTGTTATTGACAGATACCACGTTTAGAGATGCCCATCAAAGCTTATTGGCAACTCGTGTGCGTACAAAAGATTTTAAAGAAATCGCACGTTTGACTGGTGAAGGACTTCCAGAGCTGTTTTCAAGTGAAATGTGGGGTGGCGCGACGTTTGACGTCGCCTATCGTTTCTTGAATGAGGACCCATGGAAACGCCTGAGAAAGATTCGCTCATTGATGCCGAATACTTTATTGCAAATGCTCTTTAGAGGATCGAATGCTGTCGGTTACTCCAACTACCCAGACAATGTGATCGCTGAATTTATCAAAGAAGCAGCGACACAAGGGATCGATGTCTTCCGGATCTTTGACAGTCTGAACTGGGTACCGCAAATGGAAAAGAGTATCCAAGCCGTTCGTGATACAGGGAAAATTGCAGAAGCGACGATTTGCTACACAGGTGATATCAATGATCCAAGTCGTGCGAAATACAATGTGCAATATTACAAGGACATGGCAAAAGAGCTGGAACAGTTAGGCGCTCATATGATCGCCATCAAAGATATGGCAGGACTGTTGAAACCGCAAGCTGCTTATCGCTTGATCAGTGAATTGAAGGCGACAACGGATCTACCAATCCATTTACACACACATGATACGAGTGGCAATGGCATCATCACTTACTCAGCAGCAACCAAAGCGGGTGTCGATATTGTCGATGTAGCGATGAGTGCGATGAGCGGAAATACTAGCCAACCAAGTATGAGCAGTTTGTATTACGCTTTGGTCAATGGGCCACGTGTACCAGAAATCAATATTGAAAATGCGCAACAGTTGAATCACTACTGGGAAGATGTTCGCATGTATTACAAACCATTTGAGAATGGCTTGAATGCCCCTGAAACTGAAGTTTATATGCACGAGATGCCAGGTGGACAATACTCGAACTTACAACAACAAGCCAAAGCAGTTGGTTTAGGTCATCGTTGGGATGACATCAAAAAAATGTACCACACGGTGAACCTGATGTTTGGCGATATCGTCAAAGTCACGCCTTCTTCTAAAGTTGTAGGCGATATGGCTTTGTTCATGGTCCAAAATGAATTGAGCGAAGAAGACATTTATGAAAAAGGCGAGACCTTGAGTTTTCCGGAATCAGTCGTTACCTTCTTCCAAGGTGAATTAGGCCAACCAGTTGGCGGATTCCCAGAAAAACTCCAAAAGATCATTTTGAAAGGTCGTCCAGCAATCACTGAACGTCCAGGATTGTTCGCTGAAACAGTGGACTTCGAAAAAGTCAAAGCAGAATTAGCTAAAAAGATCGGCTATGAACCAAAACAAGAAGAAGTCTTGAGTTACTTGATGTATCCACAAGTCTTCTTGGATTATCAAACCGCTTATAATCAATTTGGCGATGTCACATTACTGGATACACCGACTTTCTTCCAAGGGATTCGTTTAGGGGAAACGGTCAACGTTCAAATCGAAAAAGGCAAGATCCTGATCATTCGCTTAGACGAAATCGGTGAACCTGATATTGAAGGGAATCGTGTGTTATTCTTTAATTTGAACGGTCAACGAAGAGAAATCACCGTCAAAGATACGTCGATCGTCAGTGCGGTAAAAACTAGACGAAAAGCAGAACCAACAAATCGCGAACAAATCGGTGCGACGATGTCCGGTTCAGTTTTAGACGTCTTGGTGAAAAAAGGCGATACAGTCAAAAGAGGCGATACATTGATGGTCACTGAAGCAATGAAGATGGAAACAGCCATTGAAGCACCATTCGATGGAGAAATAGCACATCTCTATGTTGTTGCTGGCGACCCCATTTCCTCAGGAGATCTATTAATCGAAGTTACAGAAAAATAA